A genome region from Nocardioides cynanchi includes the following:
- a CDS encoding RNA polymerase sigma factor → MDETGTAQEAVTRVWREESARLVGALTRITGDLALAEDLAQDALVAALQQWPQGGVPDRPGAWLMQTAKRRAVDHFRRADTLRRRTTDLGHALEREEDTMADLDALVDHIDDDVLRLVFLTCHPALAPESRAALTLRLVGGLTVPEIARAFLTKEATIGQRISRAKRTLAGESFDLPVGAERVQRLDDVMGVLYLIFNEGYTATAGDDWMRPDLCTEAIRLARMLAQLASQEPDVHGLLALMELQASRIHARTDGAGAPVLLDDQDRSRWDALLIRRGLADLERAMTLGTPIGGYVVQAQIAACHARAGRADETDWRAIAGWYDVLAGAGHSAVVEVNRAVAHGRAFGPAAGLAVLDAVADDPALSASHLLPSVRGDLLARAGRHGEAADSFAEAAELTANQSERTLLSTRAVQERRRSAD, encoded by the coding sequence GTGGACGAGACCGGGACCGCCCAGGAGGCCGTCACCCGGGTCTGGCGCGAGGAGTCGGCGCGCCTGGTCGGCGCGCTGACCCGGATCACCGGCGACCTGGCCCTGGCCGAGGACCTCGCGCAGGACGCCCTGGTCGCCGCCCTGCAGCAGTGGCCGCAGGGCGGGGTCCCGGACCGTCCCGGGGCCTGGCTGATGCAGACCGCGAAGCGGCGGGCCGTGGACCACTTCCGTCGCGCCGACACCCTGCGCCGTCGTACGACGGACCTCGGCCACGCCCTGGAGCGAGAGGAGGACACCATGGCGGATCTCGACGCGCTCGTCGACCACATCGACGACGACGTGCTGCGCCTGGTCTTCCTCACCTGTCACCCGGCCCTGGCGCCGGAGAGCCGGGCCGCGCTCACCCTGCGGCTGGTCGGGGGCCTCACCGTCCCGGAGATCGCCCGCGCGTTCCTGACGAAGGAGGCGACCATCGGCCAGCGGATCTCGCGGGCCAAGAGGACGCTGGCCGGGGAGTCGTTCGACCTGCCGGTCGGCGCCGAGCGCGTGCAGCGGCTCGACGACGTGATGGGCGTGCTGTACCTGATCTTCAACGAGGGCTACACCGCCACCGCCGGCGACGACTGGATGCGCCCGGACCTGTGCACGGAGGCGATCCGGCTGGCGAGGATGCTGGCCCAGCTGGCGTCGCAGGAGCCCGACGTACACGGTCTGCTGGCGCTGATGGAGCTCCAGGCCTCGCGCATCCACGCCCGCACCGACGGGGCCGGCGCCCCCGTGCTCCTCGACGACCAGGACCGGTCGCGGTGGGACGCGCTGCTGATCCGGCGCGGCCTGGCCGACCTCGAGCGGGCGATGACGCTGGGGACGCCGATCGGTGGCTACGTCGTCCAGGCCCAGATCGCCGCCTGCCACGCCCGGGCCGGCCGGGCCGACGAGACCGACTGGCGCGCGATCGCGGGTTGGTACGACGTGCTGGCCGGCGCCGGACACAGCGCGGTCGTCGAGGTGAACCGCGCCGTCGCCCACGGTCGCGCCTTCGGGCCGGCCGCTGGGCTCGCCGTACTCGATGCCGTGGCCGACGACCCGGCGCTGAGCGCGTCCCACCTGCTGCCCAGTGTCCGCGGCGACCTGCTCGCGCGCGCCGGCCGGCATGGCGAGGCTGCCGACTCGTTCGCCGAAGCCGCCGAGCTGACCGCGAACCAGAGCGAACGCACCCTGCTCTCCACCCGGGCCGTGCAGGAGCGCCGGCGCTCGGCCGATTGA